One Candidatus Dependentiae bacterium DNA segment encodes these proteins:
- the dtd gene encoding D-aminoacyl-tRNA deacylase encodes MRAIIQRVKKASVTVNNEAVAGIDKGLLVFIGIAHNDTVADRAYLINKIVKLRIFEDLDGNMNRSITDVEGEILLVSQFTLYGDVKKGNRPSFIQAMKPDEAKNFYQQFVVEFQSEYVKVETGIFQADMDVALINSGPVTILIDSHKSI; translated from the coding sequence ATGCGAGCGATAATTCAACGAGTAAAAAAGGCGTCGGTTACGGTTAATAATGAAGCTGTAGCAGGTATAGACAAAGGTTTATTGGTTTTTATTGGTATAGCACATAATGATACAGTTGCCGATAGGGCATATCTCATTAATAAAATAGTAAAACTACGAATATTTGAAGATCTGGATGGCAATATGAATCGATCAATTACTGATGTTGAGGGTGAAATATTATTGGTTTCGCAGTTTACTCTCTATGGTGATGTTAAAAAAGGCAATAGGCCTTCATTTATTCAAGCAATGAAGCCGGATGAAGCTAAAAATTTTTATCAGCAATTCGTTGTAGAATTTCAGTCTGAATATGTGAAAGTTGAAACCGGTATTTTTCAAGCAGATATGGATGTTGCGTTGATTAATTCAGGGCCGGTGACTATTTTAATTGATTCGCATAAAAGTATTTAG
- the pgsA gene encoding CDP-diacylglycerol--glycerol-3-phosphate 3-phosphatidyltransferase, translated as MQKQLFSTATIFTLIRLITSPLVLPLLLVYFLPYNNLIINSVLAFLFVALSFTDFLDGYFARKYNETSRVGAALDHIADKFLTTSTLIALLTVHKIYFFWVIIFIGRDLFIMGLRLIALEHGFSVPVGYIGKLKTASIMALITWIILNPYQKTTNSTEHIWQQIELILLTISIALTLLSAYGYVRIFIQKFIQQELIEKKH; from the coding sequence ATGCAAAAACAACTGTTTTCAACCGCAACCATATTCACTCTCATAAGATTAATAACCTCACCACTCGTTTTGCCTTTATTATTGGTCTACTTTTTACCCTACAACAATCTTATTATCAATTCAGTATTGGCATTTCTATTTGTTGCATTAAGCTTTACCGATTTCTTGGATGGGTATTTTGCACGCAAATATAATGAAACAAGTCGTGTAGGCGCAGCTCTTGATCATATTGCTGATAAATTTTTAACCACTTCTACCCTCATTGCATTACTTACAGTACATAAAATATATTTCTTTTGGGTTATTATTTTTATCGGGCGAGATCTATTTATCATGGGATTACGTTTGATTGCATTAGAACATGGTTTTTCAGTCCCCGTTGGTTATATTGGCAAACTAAAAACCGCATCTATAATGGCATTAATTACCTGGATAATCCTAAACCCCTATCAAAAAACTACAAACTCAACTGAGCATATATGGCAACAAATTGAGCTTATTTTGCTTACAATAAGCATAGCGCTTACGCTTTTATCCGCATATGGCTATGTACGTATTTTTATACAAAAATTCATACAACAAGAGTTAATTGAAAAAAAACATTAA
- a CDS encoding restriction endonuclease, giving the protein MTHFIKKVSGQKEAFNEQKIIRSLQQIGADDNTIYLVMDKIKQQYPNIKNTQQIFAIALGKLKEIHIGMASRYNLKKALLGLGPAGYSFEQFIGTIFQAQGYKVTTNITAQGFCVTHELDVVASKGENHFMIECKFHNKQRYKSSIKIPLYVKARFEDIKKALDKGFYDDTHTIHKAWVATNTNFSADAISYAQCVGMHLLSWNFPIHKSIKDLIAQYKLYPITTLVNLTNKQKKLFLKHGLVLCRDVEQNKNLLKSLGYSSDEINKLIKEAQQTCTLDAA; this is encoded by the coding sequence ATGACACATTTTATAAAAAAAGTATCGGGACAAAAAGAAGCTTTTAATGAGCAAAAAATCATTCGCTCATTACAACAAATAGGTGCCGATGATAACACAATCTATTTAGTCATGGATAAGATCAAGCAACAATATCCTAACATTAAAAACACACAACAAATTTTTGCCATTGCTCTTGGTAAACTCAAAGAGATACATATTGGCATGGCATCTCGTTATAATCTGAAAAAAGCATTATTGGGTCTTGGACCTGCCGGTTATTCATTTGAACAGTTTATCGGTACTATTTTTCAGGCTCAAGGATATAAAGTAACAACTAACATTACGGCACAAGGCTTTTGTGTAACGCATGAACTTGACGTAGTTGCAAGCAAAGGTGAAAATCACTTTATGATTGAATGCAAATTTCACAATAAACAACGCTATAAATCTAGCATCAAAATCCCATTATATGTCAAAGCACGCTTTGAAGATATAAAAAAAGCATTAGATAAAGGCTTCTATGACGATACCCATACAATACATAAAGCCTGGGTTGCTACCAACACCAATTTTTCTGCTGATGCAATAAGTTATGCTCAATGTGTCGGCATGCATTTATTAAGCTGGAATTTCCCAATACATAAAAGCATAAAAGATCTCATCGCTCAATATAAACTTTATCCCATCACAACACTGGTAAATTTAACAAACAAACAAAAAAAACTGTTTTTAAAGCACGGACTCGTGTTATGTCGTGATGTCGAACAAAACAAAAATTTATTAAAATCATTAGGTTATTCATCTGATGAAATTAATAAACTCATCAAAGAAGCTCAACAAACCTGCACGCTTGACGCGGCTTAA
- a CDS encoding sulfite exporter TauE/SafE family protein, whose product MLLFVVYAGIIFCASVASVVAGFGFSTISLAILSLYMPFQVALLCVGILHLLVSLYKVIAFKGAFNRISFLFMSGGILFSFIAAHFIGHLPIPMLKKGMGLFLIVYPVFVLYRPQMHLPYNPSIAFLGGSLSGIFAGLIGMGGAIRSFFLSLYNLPKEMFIATGGLIALAVDVTRLSVYLYSFDVNLTQIGQLLIVGLPSLIFGFLIGRQVLLYIPQHYFRLFVSFALALVGVSIWMTH is encoded by the coding sequence ATGTTATTATTTGTTGTTTATGCAGGTATTATTTTTTGCGCAAGTGTAGCTTCAGTTGTTGCCGGTTTTGGTTTTTCTACTATAAGTTTGGCTATTTTGTCATTGTATATGCCATTTCAAGTTGCTTTGTTATGCGTTGGTATTTTGCACCTGTTAGTGAGCTTGTATAAAGTTATTGCTTTCAAAGGTGCATTTAATCGTATCAGTTTTTTATTTATGAGTGGTGGTATTTTGTTTAGCTTTATTGCTGCGCATTTTATTGGCCATCTGCCTATACCAATGCTTAAAAAAGGTATGGGGCTATTTTTGATAGTTTATCCTGTTTTTGTTTTATACAGACCTCAGATGCATTTGCCTTATAATCCATCAATTGCATTTTTGGGCGGATCATTGTCAGGTATTTTTGCCGGTTTAATCGGTATGGGTGGAGCAATTCGATCATTTTTTTTAAGTTTATATAATTTACCAAAAGAGATGTTCATTGCAACGGGTGGATTGATTGCTTTGGCAGTTGATGTTACACGTTTATCGGTGTATCTATATTCATTTGATGTTAATTTGACTCAAATAGGCCAATTGTTGATTGTTGGATTACCGTCATTAATTTTTGGATTTTTGATCGGTAGGCAGGTACTGCTTTATATTCCGCAACATTATTTCCGCCTCTTTGTTTCATTCGCTTTAGCATTGGTTGGTGTGAGTATATGGATGACGCATTAA
- a CDS encoding FtsW/RodA/SpoVE family cell cycle protein: protein MLSLKRNFTLHFDWISFCITISLGLIGLFFVMSATYMPEQPYSIFFKKQLLGLLSGLLIYALAVTCDYRTLMRYGYFAYFTVIALLLFTIIKGSIGMGAQRWINLGFVKLQPSELCKLLLPAFISYYFYTHHDKHKTFQDFAPIITMLFITVILVLKQPDLGTAILILLSGIILLLHAGFKKKWMISFLLLALVSAPLSWRMLKPYQKKRVLVFLGEGEAHKERYQIEQSKIAIGSGGLFGKGYRKGTQNIFQFLPESRTDFIFAVIAEEWGFFGAIGMLLLYLVLFLRLLSQTSLIDDANIQLLALGLIIHIILSTYINIFMVLGLLPIVGIPLPLMSYGLSNLWVVLASLGWFSGIMMHRPLR, encoded by the coding sequence ATGCTTTCATTGAAGCGAAATTTCACACTACATTTTGATTGGATCAGCTTCTGCATTACCATTTCACTCGGATTAATTGGACTATTTTTTGTCATGAGTGCAACCTATATGCCCGAACAACCATATTCAATTTTTTTCAAAAAACAGTTATTGGGCCTACTTTCAGGTTTACTCATTTATGCATTGGCTGTTACATGCGATTATCGCACATTAATGCGTTATGGGTATTTTGCCTATTTTACCGTAATTGCATTATTACTATTTACCATCATAAAAGGCAGTATCGGCATGGGTGCGCAACGATGGATTAACCTTGGATTTGTAAAGTTACAACCATCGGAACTTTGCAAGCTCTTATTGCCCGCATTTATCAGCTACTATTTTTATACACATCACGATAAACACAAAACATTTCAAGATTTCGCACCTATTATCACCATGCTTTTTATTACCGTTATTTTGGTACTCAAGCAACCGGATTTGGGAACCGCTATTTTAATTTTATTATCAGGAATCATTCTATTATTGCATGCAGGATTTAAAAAAAAATGGATGATATCTTTTTTACTTTTAGCTCTTGTTTCCGCCCCACTTTCTTGGCGCATGTTAAAACCATATCAAAAAAAACGGGTTCTGGTCTTTTTAGGTGAAGGAGAAGCACACAAAGAGCGATATCAAATTGAACAATCAAAAATCGCTATCGGCTCAGGTGGTCTTTTCGGCAAAGGATATCGCAAAGGCACACAAAACATTTTTCAATTCTTGCCCGAAAGCCGCACCGATTTTATTTTTGCTGTAATCGCAGAAGAATGGGGCTTTTTTGGAGCAATAGGCATGCTATTACTTTACCTTGTGCTTTTTCTGCGTTTATTATCCCAGACCAGCTTAATTGATGATGCAAACATTCAATTGTTAGCTTTGGGCCTCATAATTCATATTATTTTATCGACGTATATTAATATTTTTATGGTTCTTGGATTGCTACCTATTGTAGGAATCCCATTGCCACTCATGAGCTATGGCCTGAGTAATTTATGGGTAGTGCTCGCAAGCTTGGGCTGGTTTAGTGGTATTATGATGCACCGTCCCTTACGATAA
- a CDS encoding WD40 repeat domain-containing protein — translation MRIWNAQTGDCLHTLEGHDVSSAVFSPDGKQILSASDDRTMRIWNAQTGDCLHTLEGHTSDVNSVAFSPDGKQIVSASDDRTVRMWDTDTGACLYTLQGHDEYVSSAVFSPDGKQILSASDDRTMRIWDADTGDCLHTLEGHTSDVRSVTFSPDGKQIVSASYDKTVRWQNYKKWLKQCPYELIQLLDKARISWQEKTAYQPTEDDQKIIDRYAQCATFALLKDKRLFSEKNSSTIQFIIEFIVRDGAS, via the coding sequence CATGCGCATATGGAATGCTCAAACAGGTGACTGTTTACATACTTTAGAAGGTCATGATGTTAGTTCAGCAGTATTTAGTCCGGATGGTAAACAGATTCTATCAGCATCAGATGATAGAACCATGCGCATATGGAATGCTCAAACAGGTGACTGTTTACATACTTTAGAAGGTCATACTAGTGATGTGAATTCAGTAGCATTCAGTCCGGATGGCAAACAGATTGTATCAGCATCAGATGATAGAACAGTACGCATGTGGGATACTGATACCGGTGCATGTCTGTATACATTACAAGGTCATGATGAGTATGTTAGTTCAGCAGTATTTAGCCCGGATGGTAAACAGATTCTATCAGCATCAGATGATAGAACCATGCGCATATGGGATGCTGACACCGGTGACTGTTTACATACTTTAGAAGGTCATACTAGTGATGTGAGATCAGTAACATTCAGTCCGGATGGCAAACAGATTGTATCAGCATCATATGATAAAACAGTGCGGTGGCAAAATTATAAAAAGTGGTTAAAGCAATGTCCTTATGAGCTTATTCAATTACTTGATAAAGCACGTATATCTTGGCAGGAAAAAACAGCTTATCAGCCGACAGAAGATGATCAAAAGATTATTGATAGATATGCTCAATGTGCAACATTTGCATTGCTCAAAGATAAACGTTTATTCAGTGAAAAAAATAGTTCAACTATTCAATTTATTATTGAATTTATCGTAAGGGACGGTGCATCATAA
- a CDS encoding WD40 repeat domain-containing protein yields MKKIVLSSLFVLSAFAADGPDVQEPEAKRMRCADPTAELITIRLDDKPLSFDSVVLNKCGTFREMCKDFGHKDHKTIPTDLVQSIAQDHIFKGLTHSQAKRFLYLLNVESTDEMHKHLAQHISDHEDKKEEQKEQVCEDLLALYQKADHMNASLVQRACKQLIAKTDIDFDHLPPQLSLPIMCSRINKALFDYLGYQQTVLKGHDRWVNSAVFSPDGKQIASASDDATVRIWDVDAGVCLHILQGHTRRVSSAVFSPDSKQIASASWDETVRIWDTDTGACLQTLQGHTLDVTSAAFSPDGKHIASASWDKTVRIWGAQTGACLRTLRGHTSFVNSAAFSPDGKKIASASWDKTVRIWDTDTGACLHILQGHDRWVNSAVFSPDGKQIASASDDETVRIWDTDTGACLHILQGHTRRVSSAGFSPDGKQIASASWDKTVRIWNAQTGDCKHILRGYTGWVKSVAFSPDGKQIASASSDKTVRIWRDYKKWLKQCPYELIQLLDKARISWQEKTVYQPIEDDQKILDRYDQHAVCALLKDKPLFSEKK; encoded by the coding sequence ATGAAAAAAATAGTATTGAGTAGCTTGTTTGTATTATCAGCTTTTGCAGCAGATGGGCCGGATGTTCAAGAGCCTGAAGCTAAAAGAATGAGATGTGCTGATCCAACTGCAGAGTTAATTACCATTAGATTAGATGATAAACCATTGTCATTTGACTCTGTTGTTTTAAACAAATGTGGAACGTTCAGAGAGATGTGCAAGGATTTTGGTCATAAAGATCACAAAACTATACCCACTGATCTTGTGCAAAGCATTGCGCAAGATCACATCTTTAAAGGACTTACTCATTCTCAAGCAAAACGGTTTCTTTATCTACTCAATGTGGAAAGTACGGATGAAATGCATAAGCATTTGGCGCAACACATTTCTGATCATGAAGATAAAAAAGAAGAACAAAAAGAACAGGTATGCGAAGATCTGTTGGCACTTTATCAAAAAGCTGATCATATGAACGCTTCCTTAGTGCAAAGAGCTTGTAAACAGTTGATTGCAAAAACAGATATTGACTTTGATCATTTACCGCCTCAATTATCATTGCCAATTATGTGCAGTAGGATCAATAAAGCTTTGTTTGATTATCTTGGTTATCAGCAGACTGTTTTGAAAGGTCATGATCGTTGGGTTAATTCAGCAGTATTTAGTCCAGATGGCAAACAGATTGCATCAGCATCAGATGATGCAACCGTGCGTATATGGGATGTTGATGCCGGTGTATGTCTGCATATATTACAGGGTCATACTCGTAGAGTTAGTTCAGCAGTATTTAGTCCGGATAGTAAACAGATTGCATCAGCCTCATGGGATGAAACCGTGCGCATATGGGATACTGACACCGGTGCATGTCTGCAGACATTACAAGGTCATACTCTTGATGTTACTTCAGCAGCATTCAGTCCAGACGGTAAACATATTGCATCAGCCTCATGGGATAAAACCGTGCGTATATGGGGTGCTCAAACAGGTGCATGTTTGCGTACGTTACGAGGTCATACCAGTTTTGTGAATTCAGCAGCATTTAGTCCTGATGGCAAAAAGATTGCATCAGCCTCATGGGATAAAACAGTGCGTATATGGGATACTGACACCGGTGCATGTCTGCATATATTACAAGGTCATGATCGTTGGGTTAATTCAGCAGTATTTAGTCCTGATGGCAAACAGATTGCATCAGCATCAGATGATGAAACCGTGCGCATATGGGATACTGACACCGGTGCATGTCTGCATATATTACAGGGTCATACTCGTAGAGTTAGTTCAGCAGGGTTTAGTCCTGATGGCAAACAGATTGCATCAGCCTCATGGGATAAAACTGTGCGTATATGGAATGCTCAAACAGGTGATTGTAAGCATATTTTGAGAGGTTACACCGGTTGGGTGAAATCAGTAGCATTCAGTCCTGATGGTAAACAGATTGCATCAGCATCATCTGATAAAACTGTGCGCATATGGCGGGATTATAAAAAGTGGTTAAAGCAATGTCCTTATGAGCTTATTCAATTACTTGATAAAGCACGTATATCTTGGCAGGAAAAAACAGTTTATCAGCCGATAGAAGATGATCAAAAAATTCTTGATAGATATGATCAACATGCAGTATGTGCATTGCTCAAAGATAAACCTTTATTTAGTGAAAAAAAATAG
- a CDS encoding WD40 repeat domain-containing protein, which produces MKKIVIVSLISLSAFAADGPDVQEPEAKRMRCADPTAELITIRLDDKPLSFDSVVLNKCGTFREMCKDFGHKDHKTIPTDLVQSIAQDHIFKGLTHSQAKRFLYLLNVESTDEMHKHLAQHISDHEDKKEEQKEQVCEDLLALYQKADHMNASLVQRACKKLIRKTDIKVDHLPPQLSLPIMYSRINKALLGLCGFQQTVLKGHDWTVSSVVFSPDGKQIASASGDNTVRIWNAQTGDCLHTLRGHTRYVNSAAFSPDGKKIASASWDNTVRIWNVQAGDCLHTLQGHARGVKSAAFSPDGKQIASTSWDRTVRIWDTDTGACLHTLRGHTGWVRSAAFSPDGKQIVSNSLDYTVRIWDAQIWDAQTGDCLHTLRGHTGWVYSAVFSPDGKQIASASSDKTVRIWRDYKKWLKQCPYELIQLLDKARISWQKKTVYQPTENDQKIVDRYAQHATCALLKDKRLFSEKNSYYDQHAPFALLYALFALCTICIAQR; this is translated from the coding sequence AACCATTGTCATTTGACTCTGTTGTTTTAAACAAATGTGGAACGTTCAGAGAGATGTGCAAGGATTTTGGTCATAAAGATCACAAAACTATACCCACTGATCTTGTGCAAAGCATTGCGCAAGATCACATCTTTAAAGGACTTACTCATTCTCAAGCAAAACGGTTTCTTTATCTACTCAATGTGGAAAGTACGGATGAAATGCATAAGCATTTGGCGCAACACATTTCTGATCATGAAGATAAAAAAGAAGAACAAAAAGAACAGGTATGCGAAGATCTGTTGGCACTTTATCAAAAAGCTGATCATATGAACGCTTCCTTAGTGCAAAGAGCTTGTAAAAAATTGATTAGAAAAACAGATATTAAGGTTGATCATTTACCGCCTCAATTATCATTGCCAATTATGTACAGTAGGATCAATAAAGCTTTGCTTGGTTTATGTGGTTTTCAGCAGACTGTTTTGAAAGGTCATGATTGGACTGTTAGTTCAGTAGTGTTTAGTCCGGATGGTAAACAGATTGCATCAGCATCAGGTGATAATACAGTGCGTATATGGAATGCACAAACAGGTGACTGTTTGCATACATTACGAGGTCATACTCGTTATGTGAATTCAGCAGCATTTAGTCCTGATGGCAAAAAGATTGCATCAGCCTCATGGGATAATACAGTGCGTATATGGAATGTACAAGCAGGTGACTGTTTGCATACTTTACAAGGTCATGCTCGTGGTGTGAAATCAGCAGCATTCAGTCCGGATGGTAAACAGATTGCATCAACATCATGGGATAGAACCGTGCGTATATGGGATACTGACACCGGTGCATGTCTGCATACGTTACGAGGCCATACCGGTTGGGTGAGATCAGCAGCATTTAGTCCTGATGGTAAACAGATTGTATCAAACTCACTGGATTATACGGTGCGTATATGGGATGCTCAAATATGGGATGCTCAAACAGGTGACTGTCTGCATACTTTGAGAGGTCATACCGGTTGGGTGTATTCAGCAGTGTTTAGTCCGGATGGTAAACAGATTGCATCGGCATCATCTGATAAAACTGTGCGCATATGGCGGGATTATAAAAAGTGGTTAAAGCAATGTCCTTATGAGCTTATTCAATTACTTGATAAAGCACGTATATCTTGGCAGAAAAAAACAGTTTATCAGCCAACAGAAAATGATCAAAAGATTGTTGATAGATATGCTCAACATGCAACATGTGCATTGCTCAAAGATAAACGTTTATTTAGTGAAAAAAATAGCTATTATGATCAACATGCACCATTTGCATTGCTCTATGCACTATTTGCATTATGCACTATTTGCATTGCTCAAAGATAA